One window of the Nakamurella alba genome contains the following:
- a CDS encoding phospholipid scramblase-related protein → MSAPIAGWYPDPAGTGQLRWWDGASWTDHTQQAPPVAPPQGPGGIGAAGQGYGDSSWGGALQPGAAPQVTGGYRSPMTELTLLVSQQRKIIELTNQYAVYGSDGVQIGSVTEIGQSTAKKVMRFVSSLDQYFTHRLEVRDAQDRPQLYLTRPAKVFKSTVVVQRPDGMEVGRLVQQNVFGRIRFAMESNGADIGSLNAENWRAWDFSIQDSYGQEIARITKSWEGLATTLFTTADKYVVQIHHDLPDPLRSLVVAAALTVDTALKQDSRGLG, encoded by the coding sequence ATGAGCGCTCCGATCGCCGGCTGGTACCCCGATCCCGCAGGAACAGGACAACTGCGCTGGTGGGACGGTGCGTCATGGACCGATCACACACAGCAGGCGCCGCCGGTGGCTCCGCCGCAGGGGCCGGGCGGGATCGGCGCGGCCGGGCAGGGCTACGGCGACAGCAGCTGGGGCGGTGCGCTGCAGCCGGGCGCGGCCCCGCAGGTGACCGGCGGCTACCGGTCACCCATGACGGAACTCACCCTGCTCGTCAGTCAGCAACGCAAGATCATCGAGCTGACCAACCAGTACGCGGTCTACGGCAGCGACGGGGTGCAGATCGGCTCGGTCACCGAGATCGGCCAGTCCACCGCCAAGAAGGTCATGCGGTTCGTCAGCAGCCTGGACCAGTACTTCACGCACCGGCTGGAGGTGCGGGACGCCCAGGACCGCCCGCAGCTGTACCTGACCCGACCGGCGAAGGTCTTCAAGTCGACGGTGGTGGTGCAGCGCCCGGACGGCATGGAGGTCGGACGGTTGGTGCAGCAGAACGTGTTCGGCAGGATCCGCTTCGCGATGGAGTCGAACGGCGCCGACATCGGCTCGCTGAACGCCGAGAACTGGCGGGCCTGGGACTTCTCCATCCAGGACTCCTACGGCCAGGAGATCGCCCGGATCACCAAGTCCTGGGAGGGCCTGGCCACCACGCTGTTCACCACCGCGGACAAGTACGTGGTGCAGATCCACCACGACCTGCCGGACCCGCTGCGGTCCCTGGTGGTCGCTGCCGCGCTGACCGTGGACACCGCGCTGAAGCAGGACTCCCGCGGTCTCGGCTGA
- a CDS encoding S9 family peptidase, translating into MTDEAVDGPGSSYPAAVVPDRLFADDAAEQRWRARFSAVRIGLPDPARDNAERAVYVSNAGGRFELYFWDTATGTRTKATDRPDGTANGGPAPDGSGLFWFDDNSGDEFGSWQWQDFGTGPGSSRPALPDVPPGYPSGLEIGRDIVLAGFTDDDGSRVHLARFGEATRVVYSHEQDAGVGALSRDETLWVLTHSEHGDSRYPALRVLSTQDGAVIGELDDTPGRGLDAVAFAPVPGDTRLLVGHERRGREELLIWDVADGSVHELDIDLPGDISGDFFPDGQALLVLHTHSGRSTVHRYDLASGELTDLPAARGVISGAVARPDGSIWYRWSDAATPPQLRQLYPDGRDVTLLVPDGPPAPGSEAVHDIWTEGPGGTIHSLLARPTAAGEPSEATNRALPTVFYLHGGPASADEDAYEGTRAAWLDAGFQVVQVNYRGSTGYGSAWRDALTERVGYIELSDIAAVHDDLVVRGLVDQARCAVVGHSWGGFLTLLALGTQPGRWAVGVAGVPVADYLAAYEDEMEPLRGYDRALFGGSPEEKPEAYRDSSPLTHVGQVEAPVLVLAGENDPRCPIRQINNYLDALTARSAPFALYRYDAGHGSMVVEEILRQMACEIAFVRDALGMH; encoded by the coding sequence ATGACCGACGAGGCCGTGGACGGTCCCGGTTCCTCCTACCCGGCCGCGGTGGTGCCGGACCGGTTGTTCGCCGACGACGCCGCCGAGCAGCGCTGGCGGGCCCGGTTCTCCGCGGTGCGCATCGGACTGCCCGACCCGGCGCGGGACAACGCCGAACGGGCCGTCTACGTCTCCAACGCCGGCGGCCGGTTCGAGCTGTATTTCTGGGACACCGCGACCGGCACCCGCACCAAGGCCACCGACCGCCCCGACGGCACCGCGAACGGCGGGCCGGCGCCGGACGGGTCCGGCTTGTTCTGGTTCGACGACAACTCCGGCGACGAGTTCGGCAGCTGGCAGTGGCAGGACTTCGGCACCGGGCCGGGCAGCTCCCGCCCGGCACTGCCCGACGTGCCGCCCGGCTACCCCTCCGGGCTGGAGATCGGGCGGGACATCGTGCTCGCCGGGTTCACCGACGACGACGGGTCCCGGGTGCACCTGGCCCGCTTCGGCGAGGCCACCCGGGTGGTGTACTCGCACGAGCAGGACGCCGGCGTCGGCGCACTGTCCCGGGACGAGACCCTCTGGGTGCTCACCCATTCCGAGCACGGCGACTCGCGGTACCCGGCCCTGCGGGTGCTCTCCACCCAGGACGGTGCCGTCATCGGCGAGCTCGACGACACCCCGGGGCGCGGGCTGGACGCGGTGGCCTTCGCACCGGTCCCCGGCGACACCCGGCTGCTGGTCGGGCACGAACGCCGCGGTCGCGAGGAACTGCTGATCTGGGACGTGGCCGATGGGTCCGTGCACGAGCTGGACATCGACCTGCCGGGCGACATCAGCGGCGACTTCTTCCCCGACGGGCAGGCACTCCTGGTGCTGCACACCCATTCCGGGCGGTCGACCGTGCACCGGTACGACCTGGCGAGCGGCGAGCTCACCGATCTCCCGGCCGCGCGCGGCGTGATCTCCGGCGCGGTCGCCCGACCGGACGGCTCGATCTGGTACCGCTGGTCCGATGCCGCCACCCCGCCGCAGCTGCGCCAGCTCTACCCGGACGGCCGCGACGTCACCCTGCTGGTCCCGGACGGACCGCCCGCCCCGGGATCCGAGGCTGTGCACGACATCTGGACCGAAGGACCGGGCGGCACCATCCACTCGCTGCTGGCCCGGCCGACCGCCGCCGGGGAGCCGTCGGAGGCGACCAACCGCGCCCTGCCGACGGTGTTCTACCTGCACGGCGGACCGGCCTCGGCCGACGAGGACGCCTACGAGGGCACCCGCGCCGCCTGGCTGGACGCCGGGTTCCAGGTGGTCCAGGTGAACTACCGCGGGTCGACCGGGTACGGCTCGGCCTGGCGGGACGCGCTCACCGAGCGGGTCGGCTACATCGAGCTGTCCGACATCGCGGCCGTACACGACGATCTCGTGGTGCGTGGGCTGGTGGACCAGGCCCGGTGCGCGGTCGTCGGGCACTCCTGGGGCGGCTTCCTGACCCTGCTCGCGCTCGGCACCCAGCCCGGGCGCTGGGCGGTCGGGGTGGCCGGTGTGCCGGTGGCCGACTACCTCGCCGCCTACGAGGACGAGATGGAGCCGCTGCGCGGGTACGACCGTGCACTGTTCGGCGGATCGCCGGAGGAGAAGCCCGAGGCCTACCGGGACTCCTCGCCGTTGACCCACGTCGGGCAGGTCGAGGCGCCGGTGCTGGTACTGGCCGGCGAGAACGACCCGCGCTGCCCGATCCGGCAGATCAACAACTACCTGGACGCGCTCACCGCCCGCTCCGCCCCCTTCGCCCTCTACCGCTACGACGCCGGGCACGGGTCGATGGTGGTGGAGGAGATCCTCCGCCAGATGGCCTGCGAGATCGCCTTCGTCCGCGACGCCCTCGGCATGCACTGA
- a CDS encoding AMP-binding protein → MTARPTAATEELHRARSFLVDHATDYRAARDGFVWPRPETFNWALEWFDVIAAEHPDRPALTIVEEDLSVGSWTYAELSRRSDQVATWLRGLGVRRGERIVLMLGNQVELWEVILAAMKLGAVVIPASTLLSTADLADRLDRGHARFVIARSVDAPKFDPLDTAGVTRISVGGQADGWADYAESAAGSADFEPEGETRASDTLLLYFTSGTTASPKLVEHSHVSYPIGHLTTMFWIGLRPGDVHMNISSPGWAKHAWSNVFAPWLAGATVFLYNYQRFDAAALMSVMDTHGVTTFCAPPTVWRMLIQSDLRQLSKPPREVAGAGEPLNPEVIEQVRAAWGVTIRDGFGQTETTVCIANSPGQPVKDGSMGRPMPGFGMVLVDPLTGERGTEGEICIELDPRPVSLLTSYHGDVERTAEAMAGGVYHTGDVGSIDEDGYITYVGRADDVFKASDYRISPFELESVLLEHESVAEAAVVPSPDPLRLAVPKAYVVLAAGFEPGPEVARAIFEHSKSHLAGYKRIRRLEFAELPKTISGKIRRVELRGRETEIHAGDASPATEYREEDLLR, encoded by the coding sequence ATGACGGCACGACCCACTGCGGCGACCGAGGAACTGCACCGGGCCAGGAGCTTCCTGGTCGACCACGCGACCGACTACCGGGCCGCCAGGGACGGTTTCGTCTGGCCCCGCCCGGAGACGTTCAACTGGGCGCTGGAATGGTTCGACGTCATCGCGGCGGAACATCCGGACCGGCCGGCGCTGACCATCGTCGAGGAGGACCTGTCGGTCGGGTCCTGGACGTATGCGGAACTGTCCCGGCGCTCCGACCAGGTGGCGACCTGGCTGCGCGGCCTGGGAGTGCGGCGGGGCGAGCGGATCGTGCTGATGCTCGGCAACCAGGTCGAGCTGTGGGAGGTCATCCTCGCGGCGATGAAGCTGGGTGCCGTGGTGATCCCGGCGTCGACCCTGCTGTCCACCGCCGATCTCGCCGACCGGCTGGACCGCGGGCACGCCCGGTTCGTGATCGCCCGGTCCGTCGATGCGCCGAAGTTCGATCCGCTCGACACTGCCGGTGTGACTCGGATCTCGGTAGGCGGCCAGGCGGACGGCTGGGCCGACTACGCCGAGAGTGCCGCCGGATCCGCCGATTTCGAGCCGGAAGGCGAGACAAGGGCGTCGGACACGCTGCTGCTGTACTTCACCAGCGGCACCACCGCGTCGCCGAAACTGGTCGAGCACAGCCATGTCTCGTATCCCATCGGGCACCTGACCACCATGTTCTGGATCGGGCTGCGGCCCGGCGACGTGCACATGAACATCTCGTCCCCGGGGTGGGCCAAGCACGCCTGGTCGAACGTGTTCGCGCCCTGGCTCGCCGGTGCCACCGTCTTCCTCTACAACTACCAGCGCTTCGACGCCGCCGCCCTGATGTCGGTGATGGACACCCACGGCGTGACGACATTCTGTGCGCCGCCGACCGTCTGGCGGATGCTGATCCAGTCCGACCTGCGTCAGCTGAGCAAGCCGCCGCGGGAGGTGGCCGGCGCCGGCGAGCCGCTGAACCCGGAGGTCATCGAACAGGTGCGGGCGGCCTGGGGCGTGACGATCCGGGACGGGTTCGGCCAGACCGAGACCACCGTATGCATCGCCAATTCGCCGGGCCAGCCGGTGAAGGACGGGTCGATGGGCCGGCCGATGCCCGGCTTCGGCATGGTGCTGGTGGACCCGCTGACCGGTGAGCGCGGGACCGAGGGGGAGATCTGCATCGAGCTCGACCCGCGGCCGGTCTCCCTGCTCACCTCCTACCACGGCGACGTGGAGCGGACCGCCGAGGCGATGGCCGGAGGTGTCTACCACACCGGCGACGTCGGCTCGATCGACGAGGACGGCTACATCACCTACGTCGGCCGGGCGGACGACGTCTTCAAGGCCTCGGACTACCGGATCTCGCCGTTCGAGCTGGAATCGGTGCTGCTGGAACACGAGTCGGTCGCGGAGGCCGCCGTGGTGCCGTCGCCGGATCCGCTGCGGCTCGCCGTGCCGAAGGCGTACGTGGTGCTGGCGGCGGGATTCGAGCCGGGTCCGGAGGTGGCGCGGGCGATCTTCGAGCACTCGAAGTCGCACCTGGCCGGCTACAAGCGGATCCGCCGGCTGGAGTTCGCCGAGCTGCCGAAGACCATCTCCGGCAAGATCCGGCGCGTCGAGCTGCGCGGCCGGGAGACCGAGATCCATGCCGGGGACGCGTCACCCGCCACCGAGTACCGCGAGGAGGACCTCCTCCGCTGA
- a CDS encoding NADPH-dependent FMN reductase, giving the protein MSYSIVGIGGSVDPGSQSERALHAVLAAAAAKGATTSVFTGSALEFPAYHSNAPTPADARAYIEAVRTADAVVISSPGYHGTVSGLVKNALDYLEDLRTDSRPYLDGRTVGLVAVARGWQAAVNTLTTLRQVTHALRGWPTPFGLTVNSAVTRFDEHGVPDDPGVLSGIDIVAGQLFGPAGPPRAN; this is encoded by the coding sequence ATGAGCTATTCGATCGTGGGCATCGGCGGATCCGTCGATCCCGGTTCGCAGTCCGAGCGTGCGCTGCACGCGGTGCTGGCCGCGGCGGCCGCGAAGGGTGCGACGACCTCGGTGTTCACCGGGTCCGCGCTGGAGTTCCCGGCCTACCACTCGAATGCCCCGACGCCGGCGGACGCGCGGGCCTACATCGAGGCGGTGCGCACAGCCGATGCGGTGGTGATCTCCTCGCCCGGCTACCACGGCACCGTCTCCGGTCTGGTCAAGAACGCCCTGGACTACCTGGAGGACCTGCGCACGGACTCCCGGCCGTACCTCGACGGCCGCACCGTCGGCCTGGTGGCGGTGGCCCGGGGGTGGCAGGCGGCGGTGAACACGCTGACCACCCTGCGCCAGGTCACCCATGCCCTCCGCGGCTGGCCGACCCCCTTCGGGCTCACCGTCAACAGCGCGGTGACCCGGTTCGACGAGCACGGGGTGCCGGACGACCCCGGGGTGCTGTCCGGGATCGACATCGTCGCCGGCCAGCTGTTCGGCCCGGCGGGCCCGCCGCGCGCGAACTGA
- a CDS encoding aspartate-semialdehyde dehydrogenase encodes MSGMNVGVVGATGQVGAVMRRILEQRDFPVNQVRFFASARSAGRTVEFCGEQIEVEDAADADPRGLDIALFSAGGGTSKILAPKFGAAGVTVIDNSSAWRMDPAVPLVVSEVNPEQVAAARPENGGRNIIANPNCTTMAAMPVLKPLHEAAGLQRLVVSTYQAVSGSGLDGVAELDGQVRAVAEHAAALTHDGRAVEFPAPKKYVRPIAYNVIAMAGNLVDDGSRETDEEQKLRNESRKILGLPDLRVSGTCVRVPVFSGHSLSINAEFARPLTVSRALELLAGAPGVELSEVPNPLQAAGTDPSYVGRIRQDQGVPNDQGLVLFVSNDNLRKGAALNAVQIAELVAASRG; translated from the coding sequence ATGAGTGGCATGAACGTGGGTGTGGTCGGCGCGACCGGGCAGGTCGGTGCCGTGATGCGCCGGATCCTGGAGCAGCGCGACTTCCCGGTGAACCAGGTGCGGTTCTTCGCCTCCGCCCGCTCGGCGGGCAGGACCGTCGAGTTCTGCGGCGAGCAGATCGAGGTCGAGGACGCGGCCGACGCCGACCCGCGCGGGCTGGACATCGCGCTGTTCTCCGCCGGTGGCGGCACCTCGAAGATCCTGGCCCCGAAGTTCGGCGCCGCCGGTGTCACGGTGATCGACAACTCCTCGGCCTGGCGGATGGATCCCGCTGTGCCGCTGGTGGTCTCGGAGGTCAACCCGGAGCAGGTGGCGGCGGCCCGGCCGGAGAACGGCGGCCGCAACATCATCGCCAACCCGAACTGCACCACCATGGCGGCGATGCCGGTGCTGAAGCCGCTGCACGAGGCGGCCGGACTGCAGCGGCTGGTCGTCTCCACCTACCAGGCGGTGTCCGGCAGCGGGCTGGACGGTGTGGCCGAACTCGACGGTCAGGTGCGTGCCGTCGCCGAGCACGCCGCGGCGCTGACCCACGACGGCCGCGCCGTCGAGTTCCCGGCGCCCAAGAAGTACGTGCGCCCCATCGCCTACAACGTCATCGCGATGGCCGGCAACCTGGTCGACGACGGCTCGCGGGAGACCGACGAGGAGCAGAAGCTGCGCAACGAGTCCCGCAAGATCCTGGGCCTCCCGGATCTGCGGGTGTCCGGCACCTGTGTCCGGGTGCCGGTGTTCTCCGGTCACTCGCTCTCGATCAACGCCGAGTTCGCCCGGCCGCTGACGGTCTCGCGGGCGCTCGAGTTGCTCGCCGGCGCACCGGGTGTCGAGCTCTCCGAGGTGCCCAACCCGCTGCAGGCCGCCGGCACCGATCCGTCCTACGTCGGCCGGATCCGCCAGGATCAGGGTGTGCCGAACGACCAGGGCCTGGTGCTCTTCGTGTCCAACGACAACCTGCGCAAGGGCGCGGCTCTCAACGCCGTGCAGATCGCCGAGCTGGTCGCCGCCTCCCGCGGCTGA
- a CDS encoding aspartate kinase: protein MSLVVQKYGGSSVATAERIKRVAERIVATRKAGHDVVVVVSAMGDSTDELLDLAQQVSPFPPGRELDMLLTSGERISNALVAMAIDALGAEARSFTGSQAGVITTAVHGKARIIDVTPGRIRAALDEGAIALVAGFQGVSQDTKDITTLGRGGSDTTAVALAAALKADVCEIYTDVDGVFTADPRIVSDAAKLDTITYEEMLEMAAAGAKVLMLRCVEYARRYNVPVHVRSSYSDLLGTTVTGSMEDLSVEQALITGVAHERGEAKVTVAAVPDQPGVAAKIFRVIADAEIDIDMVVQNISRAAEGRTDITFTLPKADGPKAVRALEARREEIGFDSIVYNDQVGKVSLIGAGMRSHPGVTATFCEALAEAGVNIDIISTSEIRISVLVRDVDLDKAVQSLHAAFELGSEDEAIVYGGTGR from the coding sequence GTGAGCCTCGTCGTCCAGAAGTACGGTGGATCCTCGGTCGCGACGGCGGAGCGCATCAAGCGCGTCGCGGAGCGGATCGTGGCCACGCGCAAGGCCGGGCACGACGTGGTCGTCGTCGTCTCGGCCATGGGCGACAGCACCGACGAGCTGCTCGACCTCGCCCAGCAGGTCTCGCCCTTCCCGCCCGGCCGTGAGCTGGACATGCTGCTGACCTCCGGCGAGCGGATCTCCAACGCCCTGGTCGCGATGGCCATCGACGCGCTCGGCGCCGAGGCCCGGTCGTTCACCGGTTCGCAGGCCGGCGTGATCACCACCGCGGTGCACGGCAAGGCCCGGATCATCGACGTCACCCCGGGACGGATCCGTGCCGCCCTGGACGAGGGCGCCATCGCGCTGGTCGCCGGGTTCCAGGGCGTCTCGCAGGACACCAAGGACATCACCACCCTGGGTCGTGGCGGCTCCGACACGACGGCGGTCGCGCTGGCCGCCGCGTTGAAGGCGGACGTCTGTGAGATCTACACCGACGTCGACGGCGTCTTCACGGCCGACCCGCGGATCGTCTCCGACGCGGCGAAGCTGGACACCATCACCTACGAGGAGATGCTCGAGATGGCCGCGGCCGGCGCCAAGGTGCTGATGCTGCGCTGCGTCGAGTACGCCCGTCGTTACAACGTCCCGGTGCACGTGCGGTCGTCCTACTCGGACCTGCTCGGCACCACGGTCACCGGCAGCATGGAGGATCTGAGCGTGGAACAGGCATTGATCACCGGCGTCGCCCACGAGCGCGGCGAGGCCAAGGTGACGGTGGCCGCCGTCCCGGACCAGCCGGGCGTGGCGGCGAAGATCTTCCGGGTCATCGCCGATGCCGAGATCGACATCGACATGGTGGTGCAGAACATCTCCCGCGCCGCCGAGGGCCGCACCGACATCACCTTCACGCTGCCCAAGGCCGACGGTCCGAAGGCCGTGCGTGCGCTGGAGGCCCGGCGCGAGGAGATCGGGTTCGACTCGATCGTCTACAACGACCAGGTCGGCAAGGTCTCGCTGATCGGCGCCGGCATGCGGTCGCACCCGGGCGTCACCGCGACGTTCTGCGAGGCACTGGCCGAGGCGGGCGTGAACATCGACATCATCTCCACCTCCGAGATCCGGATCTCGGTGCTGGTAAGGGATGTCGACCTGGACAAGGCGGTGCAGTCGCTGCACGCGGCCTTCGAGTTGGGCAGCGAGGACGAGGCGATCGTGTACGGAGGAACCGGACGATGA
- a CDS encoding nucleoside deaminase: MIDTGALATGFAAQLPDWVLPFVASYAGPTATSTDRMALVHALADRNHVAGNGGPFAAVVADPGTGEIVSVGVNVVLSSGLSSAHAEVTAISLAQAALGGWDLTALRPGLELVVNWRPCAMCFGAFLWSGIQRLVIAGDGPELEELTGFDEGPVVPDWEDQLRRRGIEVERDVLREGAIATYTAYGQSRATVYNARRGAGD, translated from the coding sequence ATGATCGACACCGGTGCCCTGGCGACGGGGTTCGCCGCACAGCTGCCCGACTGGGTCCTGCCGTTCGTGGCGTCCTACGCGGGGCCGACGGCGACGAGCACGGACCGCATGGCGCTGGTGCACGCACTGGCCGACCGGAACCACGTGGCCGGCAACGGCGGGCCGTTCGCCGCCGTGGTGGCCGACCCCGGGACCGGGGAGATCGTCTCGGTCGGGGTGAACGTGGTGCTGTCCAGCGGCCTGTCCTCGGCCCACGCCGAGGTCACCGCGATCTCGCTGGCCCAGGCCGCACTGGGCGGGTGGGACCTCACGGCGCTCCGTCCCGGCCTGGAGCTGGTGGTCAACTGGCGTCCCTGCGCGATGTGCTTCGGCGCCTTCCTCTGGTCCGGGATCCAGCGGCTGGTGATCGCCGGTGACGGGCCGGAGCTGGAGGAGCTCACCGGGTTCGACGAGGGCCCGGTCGTCCCGGACTGGGAGGACCAGCTGCGGCGCCGCGGCATCGAGGTCGAGCGCGATGTGCTGCGGGAGGGCGCCATCGCGACCTACACCGCGTACGGGCAGAGCCGGGCCACCGTCTACAACGCCCGCCGGGGCGCCGGCGACTGA
- a CDS encoding TetR/AcrR family transcriptional regulator, with product MPEVRNAGAGPVANRKRESILQEATRLFGAQGYAGTTMRDIATAVGVLPGSLYTHIQGKEELLLEVVETGIARFLTLEPLGADQGSSPVDRFREFIAGHVLLVAENPEWSRVINHQWRFLTGEKLRTVVAKRARYQDILESIVEDGRRTGDFDPRQDVKVVLLAVLGALNWTPEWYNPHGPDSALEVGHRLADSLLGGLVDRPSEDT from the coding sequence GTGCCGGAGGTCAGGAATGCCGGGGCGGGGCCGGTCGCGAACCGCAAGCGGGAGTCGATCCTGCAGGAGGCGACGCGGCTGTTCGGCGCGCAGGGCTACGCCGGCACCACCATGCGCGACATCGCCACTGCCGTCGGCGTCCTGCCGGGCAGCCTGTACACGCACATCCAGGGCAAGGAGGAGCTGCTGCTGGAAGTCGTGGAGACCGGTATCGCCCGCTTCCTGACCCTGGAGCCACTCGGCGCGGACCAGGGTTCGTCACCGGTCGACCGGTTCCGCGAGTTCATCGCCGGCCACGTCCTGCTGGTGGCCGAGAACCCGGAGTGGAGCCGGGTGATCAACCACCAGTGGCGGTTCCTCACGGGCGAGAAGCTGCGCACCGTCGTCGCGAAACGCGCGCGCTACCAGGACATCCTGGAGTCCATCGTCGAGGACGGCAGGCGGACCGGGGATTTCGACCCTCGACAGGACGTCAAGGTCGTGCTGCTGGCCGTCCTCGGGGCCCTCAACTGGACGCCGGAGTGGTACAACCCGCACGGACCGGACTCCGCACTCGAGGTCGGTCACCGGCTCGCCGATTCGCTGCTCGGCGGCTTGGTGGACCGACCGTCCGAAGACACCTGA
- a CDS encoding Gfo/Idh/MocA family protein has product MTSLGVGVIGASPHGSWAARSHIPAIAAVPGLHLAAVCTSRSNSAREAAEAYGVPAFTDPNDLAGHPEVDLVVVAVNVPTHVDLVGAAVRAGRPVYCEWPLGVTTAQAVTIADSTGDLPTAVGLQARSAPALRHAAALLAEGAIGDLESVSATAFSSRGAHRVADGKRYLFDAATGANLLTIEGGHLLDALFLLCGEPVELTGRALVRRPEVADDTGRALTVSAPDTVTVAAALPGGAPLTAHLAQGSTALHRTEIVLLGSDGALTIRTTAPGGIQMAPLELHLARGRIAAPEPVTIPAGMTSTTAAVDLPATAVNVAEALAGFAAVLHGRQHPASPPDFGHAVTRHRSLDLVAPPAG; this is encoded by the coding sequence TTGACATCGCTCGGTGTCGGGGTGATCGGGGCGTCGCCGCACGGTAGCTGGGCCGCACGCTCCCACATCCCGGCGATCGCAGCGGTTCCCGGGTTGCACCTGGCCGCCGTGTGCACCTCCCGCTCCAACTCGGCGCGCGAGGCCGCGGAAGCCTACGGGGTCCCGGCATTCACCGATCCCAACGACCTGGCCGGCCATCCGGAGGTCGACCTGGTGGTGGTCGCCGTCAACGTCCCCACCCACGTGGACCTGGTCGGCGCCGCGGTCCGTGCGGGGCGGCCGGTGTACTGCGAGTGGCCCCTGGGCGTGACCACCGCACAGGCGGTGACCATCGCCGACAGCACCGGTGACCTGCCGACCGCGGTGGGGCTCCAGGCCCGGTCCGCGCCCGCACTGCGGCACGCCGCCGCTCTGCTGGCCGAAGGGGCCATCGGCGACCTGGAAAGCGTTTCCGCCACTGCGTTCTCGTCGCGCGGCGCGCATCGGGTCGCCGACGGCAAGCGGTACCTGTTCGACGCAGCCACCGGGGCGAACCTGCTGACCATCGAGGGTGGCCACCTGCTCGACGCACTGTTCCTGCTGTGCGGCGAGCCGGTCGAGCTGACCGGCCGGGCCCTGGTGCGGCGACCGGAGGTGGCCGACGACACCGGCCGGGCCCTGACGGTGAGCGCACCGGACACGGTGACCGTCGCGGCGGCGCTCCCCGGCGGGGCACCGCTGACCGCGCACCTGGCGCAGGGGTCGACCGCACTGCACCGGACCGAGATCGTGCTGCTCGGCTCGGACGGCGCCCTGACGATCCGCACCACGGCTCCCGGCGGGATCCAGATGGCGCCGCTGGAACTGCATCTCGCCCGCGGTCGCATCGCAGCGCCGGAGCCGGTCACCATCCCGGCCGGGATGACCAGTACGACAGCGGCCGTCGACTTGCCGGCAACGGCGGTGAACGTCGCCGAGGCGTTGGCCGGCTTCGCCGCTGTCCTGCACGGCCGGCAGCATCCGGCGTCACCGCCGGACTTCGGTCACGCGGTGACCCGGCACCGGTCCCTGGATCTCGTCGCGCCCCCGGCGGGCTGA
- a CDS encoding PaaI family thioesterase — MSADAADSIAAAADTVERRRAAAIALGGSMRDLLEAAALTEVPAAELSAAAAAVDAVVARLRAVQRADGAVSSVEDFESGIRVHNPVIGGGSGIAVPLDITAHPDGGVTATAVMRARFEGPAFHLHGGIAALLMDQMLAGAVLQAGRWGMTATLETTYRGAVPLHVPVVLRARVTEESGRRTVAEGTIALAAEPDTVLVQARAVFVTPREETLQQYFGDVRLYNRLQD, encoded by the coding sequence ATGAGCGCCGACGCCGCGGACTCGATCGCCGCTGCCGCGGACACGGTGGAGCGCCGGCGCGCGGCCGCGATCGCCCTGGGCGGCTCGATGCGAGACCTGCTGGAGGCGGCGGCGCTCACCGAGGTCCCCGCCGCGGAGCTGTCCGCGGCCGCGGCGGCCGTCGACGCCGTCGTCGCCCGGCTGCGTGCGGTGCAGCGCGCGGACGGCGCCGTCTCGTCGGTGGAGGACTTCGAGTCCGGGATCCGGGTGCACAACCCGGTGATCGGCGGCGGGAGCGGCATCGCCGTCCCGCTGGACATCACCGCCCACCCCGATGGCGGGGTGACCGCGACCGCGGTGATGCGCGCGCGGTTCGAGGGCCCCGCCTTCCACCTGCACGGCGGGATCGCCGCGCTGTTGATGGATCAGATGCTCGCCGGCGCCGTCCTGCAGGCGGGTCGGTGGGGGATGACGGCCACGCTGGAGACCACCTATCGCGGTGCAGTGCCGCTGCACGTCCCGGTGGTGCTGCGGGCGCGGGTCACCGAGGAGTCCGGTCGCCGCACCGTTGCCGAGGGCACCATCGCCCTGGCCGCAGAACCGGACACCGTGCTGGTGCAGGCCCGCGCCGTGTTCGTGACGCCACGCGAGGAGACGCTGCAACAGTACTTCGGCGACGTGCGGCTGTACAACCGCCTGCAGGACTGA